In Achromobacter pestifer, the DNA window CGTCGATCACCTCGACGAACATCTGCTCGTAGTCATCGCGCATCTTCACCACGGACCGCAGCCGCTTGGCGGCCGCCGAGGCTTCGAGCAGATGGCGCTCCAGCCCCTGTACCGCGACCTTTTGCATCGGCAGTTCCTTCAACAGAATCTGGGTATGCCGCAGCGCCATGGCCGACAGGCGTTCGACCGCGTTGCCGCTGCCACGGGCGATGGGATCGATTTCGTCGGTCAGCCTGGTCATTGCCGCCACCTGGACGTCGAAGAACAGGTCCGCCTTGCTCCGGTAGTGGTGGTAGATGCGGCCCTTGGTGGCGCCTAAACGTTGGGCGACCGCGTCGATGGAAGTGGCCGCATAGCCGAACTCCATGAAGAGTTCCGCGGCCGCCAGCAGGATTTCTTCGCGCGACTCGCCGCCGCCCACTTCTGCCGGGTTCTGTTGTGCACTCACCATTGCTACCTCTTTTCGGAATCGGGTCAAATAGCCAGCTCTTCCGCCTCCTTGCGAACCGCGC includes these proteins:
- a CDS encoding TetR/AcrR family transcriptional regulator, with the translated sequence MVSAQQNPAEVGGGESREEILLAAAELFMEFGYAATSIDAVAQRLGATKGRIYHHYRSKADLFFDVQVAAMTRLTDEIDPIARGSGNAVERLSAMALRHTQILLKELPMQKVAVQGLERHLLEASAAAKRLRSVVKMRDDYEQMFVEVIDDGIRERAFVDLPAKLLSKPFFGALNWATVWYSQRRLQSEAAIDDIAHTLAAYALRGLLKDSNDEAARATPLFQYHLE